The DNA segment CCTTGTTCTCCTGGCTCCTTGTTCTGCGCTCCGCACTAGGCGTCCGCGATCGGCAGCGTAAACGAGAAAGACGCGCCCTGACCGGGACCGGGACTGGCAGCCCAGATCTGCCCGCCGTGCGCCTCGACCAGCGCTCTGGCGATCGTCAGGCCGATACCGCTGCCGCCGAGCGCCCGCGAGCGAGCCGGATCGACGCGGTAGAAGCGCTCGAAGAGATGCGGCAGGTGCTCGGCGGCAATGCCGCTGCCTGTGTCGGCGACGTGAAAGACGACCGTGTCATCCTGCCGCTCGGCGTGAACGCCGACGCTGCCGCCCGCCGGAGTGTGGCGCAGCGCGTTGCCCAGCAGGTTGATCAACACCTGGATCATACGGTCGGCGTCGCAGCGTACCAGGGGGAGGCCGGTCGGCACCTCACTGCGCAGCACAACCTGCTTTTCGTCGAACTGCGCCGCCAGCAGCGCTGTAGCCTGCCCGACAAGCTGCGCAGGCGGTGCCGGGCGAAGATGCAGCGGCAGCCGATGCGCCTCCGCCCGCGAAACCTCTTGCAAATCCTGCACGAGCCGCCGTAGCCGCCGCACCTCGTCATGCAGCAGCGCCCAGGTTTCTGCTCCCGGCTCGACCACCCCGTCGAGCAGCCCTTCGGTGTAGCCCTCGATCGTCGCCAGCGGCGTGCGCAGCTCATGCGCGACATCGCCGATCAGCGCGACCCGGCGACGCTCGGCGGCCTCCAGCTCCGCCGCCATGATATTGAACTGCTCCGCCAGCGCGCCCAGCTCATCGGCCTCGCCCGACGGCACGCGCTCGGCGTACTGTCCCGCGGCAATCCTGCGCGCGGCGGCCAGCAGATGTTGGATCGGTGCTACAATCCGACCGGAGATGAACAGACTGGCCGCGACCGCGACGAACGCGGCGGCGCTTGAGCTGAGCAGCAGCGCTTGCAGCATCGCCGACTGAAACGCCGACGTGACGATCTGCTGCATG comes from the Herpetosiphonaceae bacterium genome and includes:
- a CDS encoding HAMP domain-containing sensor histidine kinase, whose product is MSDRRRVRRSLRTKLLLAYLLVIAVGVLTFMIVAFAIAPTLHSRLVAGMMGPNSAMIERMMPGMQQIVTSAFQSAMLQALLLSSSAAAFVAVAASLFISGRIVAPIQHLLAAARRIAAGQYAERVPSGEADELGALAEQFNIMAAELEAAERRRVALIGDVAHELRTPLATIEGYTEGLLDGVVEPGAETWALLHDEVRRLRRLVQDLQEVSRAEAHRLPLHLRPAPPAQLVGQATALLAAQFDEKQVVLRSEVPTGLPLVRCDADRMIQVLINLLGNALRHTPAGGSVGVHAERQDDTVVFHVADTGSGIAAEHLPHLFERFYRVDPARSRALGGSGIGLTIARALVEAHGGQIWAASPGPGQGASFSFTLPIADA